A window of Belonocnema kinseyi isolate 2016_QV_RU_SX_M_011 chromosome 9, B_treatae_v1, whole genome shotgun sequence contains these coding sequences:
- the LOC117179695 gene encoding innexin shaking-B-like produces MKSPGGKTSDRVATPDVRKETGRRGSKSSSSNKKGRRRKLGWIRLARSKRKSHHDVWIMDAVRNLYFLFHVNRVRSDGCVTRLHVLTAILLIVFSVMLSTKQAVGNPIDCIHTRDIPAEAFNAYCWMHSTYFVTGAMMGVSGRDVAFPGVAPSFQYKNYNHRQQQDDRQRGAEGVTKHVKYYQWVPFVLVFQKISNFLRFKKSTTCS; encoded by the exons ATGAAGAGTCCCGGAGGGAAGACTTCTGACAGAGTTGCAACACCTGACGTGCGAAAGGAGACCGGAAGAAGAGGATCCAAATCCtcttcttcaaacaaaaagggCAGGAGGAGGAAACTTGGATGGATCCGTTTGGCCAGATCCAAACGTAAAAGTCACCACGACGTTTGGATTATGGATGCCGTCAGGAACCTCTACTTTCTCTTTCAT GTGAACAGGGTGAGAAGCGATGGTTGTGTAACAAGACTCCACGTACTTACGGCAATTCTCCTGATCGTCTTTTCCGTAATGCTTTCAACAAAACAAGCAGTCGGCAATCCAATAGATTGTATTCACACAAg GGATATTCCCGCTGAGGCTTTTAACGCTTATTGCTGGATGCACAGCACGTATTTCGTGACTGGTGCAATGATGGGCGTTTCTGGTAGGGATGTTGCATTTCCTGGTGTGGCACCATCTTTTCAGTACAAAAACTACAATCATCGGCAACAACAAGACGACCGTCAACGTGGAGCAGAAGGAGTAACGAAACATGTAAAATATTATCAGTGGGTTCCATTCGTTCTCGTCTTTCAG